One window from the genome of Magnolia sinica isolate HGM2019 chromosome 4, MsV1, whole genome shotgun sequence encodes:
- the LOC131242476 gene encoding phosphatidate phosphatase PAH2 isoform X6 — protein MNAVERLSSYISRGVYTVSGPFHPFGGAVDIIVVQQQDGSFKSSPWYVRFGKFQGMLKTREKVVNVSVNGTDAGFHMYLNHKGEAYFLREVDSNEGGSVFSSPSLGDETDNRLQNGRLTNTQGMDFDGNQSSSVMQIDVSNGKIMSRTNSQRPRIFGLMFGRKLMKDEDRLKKGDANMQRVNSLERAEIAADLLEVKWSTNLQTSNRRTGTAACLSAPETAAEEKHKDLQVGDKQEPCSPSVHDSNDHSVANVENSYGITSPKHPCLQTHEQILQSSEVHDVENACSNEVLASELSVFHLQGPSFDESEVGLVDDSSDFSDSNTEKASDRNDGILTAHVSEKENGGRGASAYIHSETSINLSAGINASGEGGLETLSFSNGGGEEVEVYTEVLHSTTELISEVNSKPESDLLIVKESLHGFDDSSLRLSNGENSLESHTLKVEYDDKTASEKSLEKSISFEASSTDGGPMQLESLSSLDIQLLSSGSVESEMVELIHQDTVVEKLAPEMTLETEPSEILENQFQMHELTFSSSVVDSHQESNNDSLPERLVNSSMPPSNSFEEDQFLFGNPDDFAVSEIRYEELISEDSVKMGVQETEGIGEQHEPNSINHVSPLPPNRFFGPRSFSTAGLYSGGLDEDLSMNTFEASPEESRGRTSPISIPKSRRCTGEVAHLAGSLPNIQAHPYELERSNVLRPLSRSMDSSSESSNWGMLRKDFSSSLKLKPATESRIIQDHPTADATVVDTLSIAHERMSSNPAVEISLCRHLLFEGMGADAASQAFDTEKVDLKKFSDLGPSVMENDNLVVKIGGRYFPWDVAAPIVLGMVSFGPGLTFPPEGMIAVDQVEKTLEGDLSRAVAPSGGSWRLWPFSFRKSKSEISVCPARDGPKGKGAEADNNASENSREATGENKANKAWTPKKKAVRVIVPTSEQLASLNLKEGRNVITFTFSTAMLGRQQVDARIYLWKWNARIVVSDVDGTITKSDVLGQFMPLVGRDWSQSGVTHLFSAIKENGYQLLFLSARAISQAYLTRRFLFTLKQVLYEEMERHYLMDQFSFPRMGFFPHCTEKDIRALFPLDCNPFYAGFGNRDTDEFSYRKVGMPKGKIFIINPKGEVAVNRRVDTKSYSSLHSLVNGMFPAMSSAEQEDYNSWNYWKMPLPEINV, from the exons ATGAATGCGGTGGAGAGGCTGAGTAGCTACATCTCCCGGGGTGTTTATACAGTTTCGGGCCCTTTCCACCCTTTTGGAGGAGCTGTGGATATCATCGTCGTCCAACAGCAGGATGGTAGCTTCAAGTCCAGTCCTTGGTACGTCCGGTTCGGGAAATTTCAAGGTATGTTGAAGACTAGGGAGAAGGTTGTCAATGTAAGTGTCAATGGAACAGATGCCGGCTTTCACATGTACTTGAATCATAAGGGAGAAGCTTACTTTCTCAGGGAGGTGGACAGCAATGAAGGTGGCAGCGTCTTCTCTTCTCCATCTTTGGGCGATGAGACGGACAACCGGTTGCAGAACGGGAGGTTGACGAACACTCAAGGCATGGATTTCGATGGTAATCAGTCGAGTTCGGTGATGCAGATTGATGTAAGTAACGGGAAGATCATGTCGAGGACGAATTCACAGCGGCCTCGGATTTTTGGGCTTATGTTTGGCCGGAAGTTGATGAAGGACGAAGACAGGCTTAAGAAAGGAGATGCCAACATGCAAAGGGTAAATTCATTGGAGCGTGCTGAGATTGCTGCAGATCTCTTGGAGGTGAAGTGGTCCACCAATCTTCAGACCAGTAATAGAAGGACGGGTACTGCTGCTTGCTTATCAGCTCCTGAGACAGCAGCTGAAGAGAAACATAAGGATCTGCAGGTTGGTGACAAACAAGAACCATGTAGCCCATCTGTGCATGATAGCAACGACCATAGTGTTGCAAATGTAGAGAATTCCTACGGGATAACCAGTCCGAAACATCCCTGTTTACAAACCCATGAGCAAATCTTGCAAAGCAGTGAAGTTCATGATGTGGAGAATGCTTGTTCCAATGAGGTGTTGGCTTCTGAGCTGAGCGTTTTTCATTTGCAAGGTCCCAGTTTTGATGAGTCGGAAGTGGGCCTGGTTGACGATTCAAGTGACTTCAGTGACTCTAATACAGAAAAGGCATCAGATAGAAATGATGGTATTTTAACAGCGCATGTTTCCGAAAAGGAAAATGGTGGAAGAGGAGCTTCTGCCTACATCCACAGCGAAACATCTATAAATTTGAGTGCTGGGATCAATGCTTCTGGCGAAGGAGGCCTTGAAACCCTGAGCTTTTCAAATGGAGGAGGTGAGGAAGTTGAGGTTTACACTGAAGTTTTACATAGCACAACTGAGCTTATTTCCGAGGTAAATTCAAAACCAGAATCTGATTTACTCATAGTTAAAGAGAGTTTACATGGATTTGATGACTCAAGTTTACGGTTATCTAACGGTGAGAATTCCTTGGAGTCTCATACTCTGAAAGTTGAATATGACGACAAAACGGCTTCTGAAAAATCCTTGGAAAAAAGTATTAGCTTCGAGGCATCTTCTACTGATGGTGGACCAATGCAATTGGAATCCCTCTCTTCTCTCGATATACAGTTGCTAAGTTCTGGTTCCGTTGAATCTGAGATGGTGGAACTCATTCACCAAGATACAGTAGTTGAGAAACTTGCTCCAGAGATGACTTTGGAAACAGAACCATCAGAAATTTTGGAAAACCAATTTCAAATGCATGAGCTGACTTTTTCTTCTTCAGTTGTTGACAGTCATCAAGAATCTAACAACGATTCTCTGCCTGAGAGACTTGTGAACTCCAGCATGCCACCATCAAACAGTTTTGAGGAAGATCAATTCCTTTTCGGCAATCCTGATGATTTTGCAGTCAGCGAAATCAGATATGAGGAGTTGATTTCTGAGGATTCTGTCAAGATGGGTGTTCAAGAGACAGAAGGCATTGGAGAGCAGCATGAGCCGAATAGTATAAATCATGTGTCGCCTCTACCTCCAAATCGATTTTTTGGGCCCCGATCATTTTCTACTGCAGGTTTATATTCTGGGGGTCTCGATGAAGACCTCTCGATGAATACTTTCGAAGCCTCACCCGAGGAATCACGTGGTCGAACCAGCCCAATAAGCATTCCGAAAAGTCGTAGATGTACAGGGGAAGTTGCACATTTGGCAGGATCTTTGCCGAATATCCAGGCCCATCCATATGAGCTTGAAAGGTCTAATGTTCTTCGACCTCTAAGTCGTTCTATGGATTCGAGTTCTGAAAGTTCGAACTGGGGCATGCTTAGGAAGGATTTCTCAAGTTCTTTAAAGTTGAAACCAGCCACTGAAAGCCGCATAATACAGGACCATCCTACGGCGGATGCTACAGTGGTTGATACTCTGAGCATAGCGCATGAACGAATGTCAAGTAATCCTGCTGTTG AGATATCCCTTTGTAGACACTTGCTGTTTGAAGGGATGGGGGCTGATGCTGCCTCTCAAGCATTCGATACTGAAAAAGTAGATTTGAAGAAGTTCAGTGACCTGGGTCCATCAGTTATGGAGAATGATAACCTAGTTGTAAAAATAGGTGGCCGTTATTTCCCATGGGATGTGGCTGCCCCGATTGTTTTGGGGATGGTTTCGTTTGGTCCGGGACTAACCTTTCCGCCAGAAGGCATGATAGCTGTGGACCAAGTTGAAAAAACTCTTGAAGGTGATCTGTCAAGAGCGGTTGCCCCCTCTGGCGGAAGTTGGAGGCTTTGGCCTTTCAGTTTCAGAAAATCAAAAAGTGAGATCTCTGTTTGTCCAGCTCGAGATGGCCCCAAAGGCAAAGGAGCTGAGGCTGATAACAATGCTTCAGAGAACTCCAGGGAGGCTACTGGGGAAAACAAAGCGAACAAAGCCTGGACTCCGAAAAAGAAGGCGGTGCGGGTGATTGTTCCAACGTCTGAACAGCTGGCTTCCTTGAATCTGAAGGAAGGGCGGAATGTGATCACCTTTACATTCTCAACTGCAATGCTAGGAAGGCAGCAG GTGGATGCAAGAATTTATCTGTGGAAGTGGAACGCTCGCATTGTTGTCTCAGATGTTGATGGTACAATTACCAA ATCAGATGTGCTTGGACAGTTCATGCCTTTGGTTGGGAGAGATTGGTCACAGTCTGGTGTTACGCATTTATTTTCTGCAATTAAG GAAAATGGATACCAGTTACTCTTTCTTAGTGCACGTGCAATTTCTCAGGCCTACCTCACGAGGCGGTTCCTTTTCACCCTTAAGCAGGTGCTGTATGAAGA GATGGAAAGGCACTACCTGATGGACCAGTTCTCATTTCCCCGGATGGGCTTTTTCCCTCACTGTACAGAGAAG GATATCAGAGCATTATTTCCTCTTGATTGCAACCCATTCTATGCTGGTTTTGGCAACAGAGACACTGATGAGTTTAGCTACCGTAAGGTTGGAATGCCAAAAGGCAAGATCTTCATTATCAATCCCAAG GGGGAGGTTGCTGTGAACCGCCGGGTCGATACGAAATCATATTCTTCTCTTCATTCTCTCGTGAACGGCATGTTTCCGGCCATGTCGTCGGCTGAGCAG GAGGACTACAATTCATGGAATTATTGGAAAATGCCCCTTCCAGAGATCAATGTCTGA
- the LOC131242476 gene encoding phosphatidate phosphatase PAH2 isoform X4, with amino-acid sequence MNAVERLSSYISRGVYTVSGPFHPFGGAVDIIVVQQQDGSFKSSPWYVRFGKFQGMLKTREKVVNVSVNGTDAGFHMYLNHKGEAYFLREVDSNEGGSVFSSPSLGDETDNRLQNGRLTNTQGMDFDGNQSSSVMQIDVSNGKIMSRTNSQRPRIFGLMFGRKLMKDEDRLKKGDANMQRVNSLERAEIAADLLEVKWSTNLQTSNRRTGTAACLSAPETAAEEKHKDLQVGDKQEPCSPSVHDSNDHSVANVENSYGITSPKHPCLQTHEQILQSSEVHDVENACSNEVLASELSVFHLQGPSFDESEVGLVDDSSDFSDSNTEKASDRNDGILTAHVSEKENGGRGASAYIHSETSINLSAGINASGEGGLETLSFSNGGGEEVEVYTEVLHSTTELISEVNSKPESDLLIVKESLHGFDDSSLRLSNGENSLESHTLKVEYDDKTASEKSLEKSISFEASSTDGGPMQLESLSSLDIQLLSSGSVESEMVELIHQDTVVEKLAPEMTLETEPSEILENQFQMHELTFSSSVVDSHQESNNDSLPERLVNSSMPPSNSFEEDQFLFGNPDDFAVSEIRYEELISEDSVKMGVQETEGIGEQHEPNSINHVSPLPPNRFFGPRSFSTAGLYSGGLDEDLSMNTFEASPEESRGRTSPISIPKSRRCTGEVAHLAGSLPNIQAHPYELERSNVLRPLSRSMDSSSESSNWGMLRKDFSSSLKLKPATESRIIQDHPTADATVVDTLSIAHERMSSNPAVEISLCRHLLFEGMGADAASQAFDTEKVDLKKFSDLGPSVMENDNLVVKIGGRYFPWDVAAPIVLGMVSFGPGLTFPPEGMIAVDQVEKTLEGDLSRAVAPSGGSWRLWPFSFRKSKSEISVCPARDGPKGKGAEADNNASENSREATGENKANKAWTPKKKAVRVIVPTSEQLASLNLKEGRNVITFTFSTAMLGRQQVDARIYLWKWNARIVVSDVDGTITKSDVLGQFMPLVGRDWSQSGVTHLFSAIKENGYQLLFLSARAISQAYLTRRFLFTLKQDGKALPDGPVLISPDGLFPSLYREVIRRAPHEFKIACLEDIRALFPLDCNPFYAGFGNRDTDEFSYRKVGMPKGKIFIINPKGEVAVNRRVDTKSYSSLHSLVNGMFPAMSSAEQEDYNSWNYWKMPLPEINV; translated from the exons ATGAATGCGGTGGAGAGGCTGAGTAGCTACATCTCCCGGGGTGTTTATACAGTTTCGGGCCCTTTCCACCCTTTTGGAGGAGCTGTGGATATCATCGTCGTCCAACAGCAGGATGGTAGCTTCAAGTCCAGTCCTTGGTACGTCCGGTTCGGGAAATTTCAAGGTATGTTGAAGACTAGGGAGAAGGTTGTCAATGTAAGTGTCAATGGAACAGATGCCGGCTTTCACATGTACTTGAATCATAAGGGAGAAGCTTACTTTCTCAGGGAGGTGGACAGCAATGAAGGTGGCAGCGTCTTCTCTTCTCCATCTTTGGGCGATGAGACGGACAACCGGTTGCAGAACGGGAGGTTGACGAACACTCAAGGCATGGATTTCGATGGTAATCAGTCGAGTTCGGTGATGCAGATTGATGTAAGTAACGGGAAGATCATGTCGAGGACGAATTCACAGCGGCCTCGGATTTTTGGGCTTATGTTTGGCCGGAAGTTGATGAAGGACGAAGACAGGCTTAAGAAAGGAGATGCCAACATGCAAAGGGTAAATTCATTGGAGCGTGCTGAGATTGCTGCAGATCTCTTGGAGGTGAAGTGGTCCACCAATCTTCAGACCAGTAATAGAAGGACGGGTACTGCTGCTTGCTTATCAGCTCCTGAGACAGCAGCTGAAGAGAAACATAAGGATCTGCAGGTTGGTGACAAACAAGAACCATGTAGCCCATCTGTGCATGATAGCAACGACCATAGTGTTGCAAATGTAGAGAATTCCTACGGGATAACCAGTCCGAAACATCCCTGTTTACAAACCCATGAGCAAATCTTGCAAAGCAGTGAAGTTCATGATGTGGAGAATGCTTGTTCCAATGAGGTGTTGGCTTCTGAGCTGAGCGTTTTTCATTTGCAAGGTCCCAGTTTTGATGAGTCGGAAGTGGGCCTGGTTGACGATTCAAGTGACTTCAGTGACTCTAATACAGAAAAGGCATCAGATAGAAATGATGGTATTTTAACAGCGCATGTTTCCGAAAAGGAAAATGGTGGAAGAGGAGCTTCTGCCTACATCCACAGCGAAACATCTATAAATTTGAGTGCTGGGATCAATGCTTCTGGCGAAGGAGGCCTTGAAACCCTGAGCTTTTCAAATGGAGGAGGTGAGGAAGTTGAGGTTTACACTGAAGTTTTACATAGCACAACTGAGCTTATTTCCGAGGTAAATTCAAAACCAGAATCTGATTTACTCATAGTTAAAGAGAGTTTACATGGATTTGATGACTCAAGTTTACGGTTATCTAACGGTGAGAATTCCTTGGAGTCTCATACTCTGAAAGTTGAATATGACGACAAAACGGCTTCTGAAAAATCCTTGGAAAAAAGTATTAGCTTCGAGGCATCTTCTACTGATGGTGGACCAATGCAATTGGAATCCCTCTCTTCTCTCGATATACAGTTGCTAAGTTCTGGTTCCGTTGAATCTGAGATGGTGGAACTCATTCACCAAGATACAGTAGTTGAGAAACTTGCTCCAGAGATGACTTTGGAAACAGAACCATCAGAAATTTTGGAAAACCAATTTCAAATGCATGAGCTGACTTTTTCTTCTTCAGTTGTTGACAGTCATCAAGAATCTAACAACGATTCTCTGCCTGAGAGACTTGTGAACTCCAGCATGCCACCATCAAACAGTTTTGAGGAAGATCAATTCCTTTTCGGCAATCCTGATGATTTTGCAGTCAGCGAAATCAGATATGAGGAGTTGATTTCTGAGGATTCTGTCAAGATGGGTGTTCAAGAGACAGAAGGCATTGGAGAGCAGCATGAGCCGAATAGTATAAATCATGTGTCGCCTCTACCTCCAAATCGATTTTTTGGGCCCCGATCATTTTCTACTGCAGGTTTATATTCTGGGGGTCTCGATGAAGACCTCTCGATGAATACTTTCGAAGCCTCACCCGAGGAATCACGTGGTCGAACCAGCCCAATAAGCATTCCGAAAAGTCGTAGATGTACAGGGGAAGTTGCACATTTGGCAGGATCTTTGCCGAATATCCAGGCCCATCCATATGAGCTTGAAAGGTCTAATGTTCTTCGACCTCTAAGTCGTTCTATGGATTCGAGTTCTGAAAGTTCGAACTGGGGCATGCTTAGGAAGGATTTCTCAAGTTCTTTAAAGTTGAAACCAGCCACTGAAAGCCGCATAATACAGGACCATCCTACGGCGGATGCTACAGTGGTTGATACTCTGAGCATAGCGCATGAACGAATGTCAAGTAATCCTGCTGTTG AGATATCCCTTTGTAGACACTTGCTGTTTGAAGGGATGGGGGCTGATGCTGCCTCTCAAGCATTCGATACTGAAAAAGTAGATTTGAAGAAGTTCAGTGACCTGGGTCCATCAGTTATGGAGAATGATAACCTAGTTGTAAAAATAGGTGGCCGTTATTTCCCATGGGATGTGGCTGCCCCGATTGTTTTGGGGATGGTTTCGTTTGGTCCGGGACTAACCTTTCCGCCAGAAGGCATGATAGCTGTGGACCAAGTTGAAAAAACTCTTGAAGGTGATCTGTCAAGAGCGGTTGCCCCCTCTGGCGGAAGTTGGAGGCTTTGGCCTTTCAGTTTCAGAAAATCAAAAAGTGAGATCTCTGTTTGTCCAGCTCGAGATGGCCCCAAAGGCAAAGGAGCTGAGGCTGATAACAATGCTTCAGAGAACTCCAGGGAGGCTACTGGGGAAAACAAAGCGAACAAAGCCTGGACTCCGAAAAAGAAGGCGGTGCGGGTGATTGTTCCAACGTCTGAACAGCTGGCTTCCTTGAATCTGAAGGAAGGGCGGAATGTGATCACCTTTACATTCTCAACTGCAATGCTAGGAAGGCAGCAG GTGGATGCAAGAATTTATCTGTGGAAGTGGAACGCTCGCATTGTTGTCTCAGATGTTGATGGTACAATTACCAA ATCAGATGTGCTTGGACAGTTCATGCCTTTGGTTGGGAGAGATTGGTCACAGTCTGGTGTTACGCATTTATTTTCTGCAATTAAG GAAAATGGATACCAGTTACTCTTTCTTAGTGCACGTGCAATTTCTCAGGCCTACCTCACGAGGCGGTTCCTTTTCACCCTTAAGCAG GATGGAAAGGCACTACCTGATGGACCAGTTCTCATTTCCCCGGATGGGCTTTTTCCCTCACTGTACAGAGAAG TTATTAGAAGAGCTCCTCATGAATTCAAGATCGCATGCCTGGAG GATATCAGAGCATTATTTCCTCTTGATTGCAACCCATTCTATGCTGGTTTTGGCAACAGAGACACTGATGAGTTTAGCTACCGTAAGGTTGGAATGCCAAAAGGCAAGATCTTCATTATCAATCCCAAG GGGGAGGTTGCTGTGAACCGCCGGGTCGATACGAAATCATATTCTTCTCTTCATTCTCTCGTGAACGGCATGTTTCCGGCCATGTCGTCGGCTGAGCAG GAGGACTACAATTCATGGAATTATTGGAAAATGCCCCTTCCAGAGATCAATGTCTGA
- the LOC131242476 gene encoding phosphatidate phosphatase PAH2 isoform X1, whose product MNAVERLSSYISRGVYTVSGPFHPFGGAVDIIVVQQQDGSFKSSPWYVRFGKFQGMLKTREKVVNVSVNGTDAGFHMYLNHKGEAYFLREVDSNEGGSVFSSPSLGDETDNRLQNGRLTNTQGMDFDGNQSSSVMQIDVSNGKIMSRTNSQRPRIFGLMFGRKLMKDEDRLKKGDANMQRVNSLERAEIAADLLEVKWSTNLQTSNRRTGTAACLSAPETAAEEKHKDLQVGDKQEPCSPSVHDSNDHSVANVENSYGITSPKHPCLQTHEQILQSSEVHDVENACSNEVLASELSVFHLQGPSFDESEVGLVDDSSDFSDSNTEKASDRNDGILTAHVSEKENGGRGASAYIHSETSINLSAGINASGEGGLETLSFSNGGGEEVEVYTEVLHSTTELISEVNSKPESDLLIVKESLHGFDDSSLRLSNGENSLESHTLKVEYDDKTASEKSLEKSISFEASSTDGGPMQLESLSSLDIQLLSSGSVESEMVELIHQDTVVEKLAPEMTLETEPSEILENQFQMHELTFSSSVVDSHQESNNDSLPERLVNSSMPPSNSFEEDQFLFGNPDDFAVSEIRYEELISEDSVKMGVQETEGIGEQHEPNSINHVSPLPPNRFFGPRSFSTAGLYSGGLDEDLSMNTFEASPEESRGRTSPISIPKSRRCTGEVAHLAGSLPNIQAHPYELERSNVLRPLSRSMDSSSESSNWGMLRKDFSSSLKLKPATESRIIQDHPTADATVVDTLSIAHERMSSNPAVEISLCRHLLFEGMGADAASQAFDTEKVDLKKFSDLGPSVMENDNLVVKIGGRYFPWDVAAPIVLGMVSFGPGLTFPPEGMIAVDQVEKTLEGDLSRAVAPSGGSWRLWPFSFRKSKSEISVCPARDGPKGKGAEADNNASENSREATGENKANKAWTPKKKAVRVIVPTSEQLASLNLKEGRNVITFTFSTAMLGRQQVDARIYLWKWNARIVVSDVDGTITKSDVLGQFMPLVGRDWSQSGVTHLFSAIKENGYQLLFLSARAISQAYLTRRFLFTLKQVLYEEMERHYLMDQFSFPRMGFFPHCTEKLLEELLMNSRSHAWRISEHYFLLIATHSMLVLATETLMSLATVRLECQKARSSLSIPRRTTIHGIIGKCPFQRSMSEAKTTSYQQETPAFIKWRQIRKDLLACLQIMGIIQPWCQYMSYYVLHWLVILGP is encoded by the exons ATGAATGCGGTGGAGAGGCTGAGTAGCTACATCTCCCGGGGTGTTTATACAGTTTCGGGCCCTTTCCACCCTTTTGGAGGAGCTGTGGATATCATCGTCGTCCAACAGCAGGATGGTAGCTTCAAGTCCAGTCCTTGGTACGTCCGGTTCGGGAAATTTCAAGGTATGTTGAAGACTAGGGAGAAGGTTGTCAATGTAAGTGTCAATGGAACAGATGCCGGCTTTCACATGTACTTGAATCATAAGGGAGAAGCTTACTTTCTCAGGGAGGTGGACAGCAATGAAGGTGGCAGCGTCTTCTCTTCTCCATCTTTGGGCGATGAGACGGACAACCGGTTGCAGAACGGGAGGTTGACGAACACTCAAGGCATGGATTTCGATGGTAATCAGTCGAGTTCGGTGATGCAGATTGATGTAAGTAACGGGAAGATCATGTCGAGGACGAATTCACAGCGGCCTCGGATTTTTGGGCTTATGTTTGGCCGGAAGTTGATGAAGGACGAAGACAGGCTTAAGAAAGGAGATGCCAACATGCAAAGGGTAAATTCATTGGAGCGTGCTGAGATTGCTGCAGATCTCTTGGAGGTGAAGTGGTCCACCAATCTTCAGACCAGTAATAGAAGGACGGGTACTGCTGCTTGCTTATCAGCTCCTGAGACAGCAGCTGAAGAGAAACATAAGGATCTGCAGGTTGGTGACAAACAAGAACCATGTAGCCCATCTGTGCATGATAGCAACGACCATAGTGTTGCAAATGTAGAGAATTCCTACGGGATAACCAGTCCGAAACATCCCTGTTTACAAACCCATGAGCAAATCTTGCAAAGCAGTGAAGTTCATGATGTGGAGAATGCTTGTTCCAATGAGGTGTTGGCTTCTGAGCTGAGCGTTTTTCATTTGCAAGGTCCCAGTTTTGATGAGTCGGAAGTGGGCCTGGTTGACGATTCAAGTGACTTCAGTGACTCTAATACAGAAAAGGCATCAGATAGAAATGATGGTATTTTAACAGCGCATGTTTCCGAAAAGGAAAATGGTGGAAGAGGAGCTTCTGCCTACATCCACAGCGAAACATCTATAAATTTGAGTGCTGGGATCAATGCTTCTGGCGAAGGAGGCCTTGAAACCCTGAGCTTTTCAAATGGAGGAGGTGAGGAAGTTGAGGTTTACACTGAAGTTTTACATAGCACAACTGAGCTTATTTCCGAGGTAAATTCAAAACCAGAATCTGATTTACTCATAGTTAAAGAGAGTTTACATGGATTTGATGACTCAAGTTTACGGTTATCTAACGGTGAGAATTCCTTGGAGTCTCATACTCTGAAAGTTGAATATGACGACAAAACGGCTTCTGAAAAATCCTTGGAAAAAAGTATTAGCTTCGAGGCATCTTCTACTGATGGTGGACCAATGCAATTGGAATCCCTCTCTTCTCTCGATATACAGTTGCTAAGTTCTGGTTCCGTTGAATCTGAGATGGTGGAACTCATTCACCAAGATACAGTAGTTGAGAAACTTGCTCCAGAGATGACTTTGGAAACAGAACCATCAGAAATTTTGGAAAACCAATTTCAAATGCATGAGCTGACTTTTTCTTCTTCAGTTGTTGACAGTCATCAAGAATCTAACAACGATTCTCTGCCTGAGAGACTTGTGAACTCCAGCATGCCACCATCAAACAGTTTTGAGGAAGATCAATTCCTTTTCGGCAATCCTGATGATTTTGCAGTCAGCGAAATCAGATATGAGGAGTTGATTTCTGAGGATTCTGTCAAGATGGGTGTTCAAGAGACAGAAGGCATTGGAGAGCAGCATGAGCCGAATAGTATAAATCATGTGTCGCCTCTACCTCCAAATCGATTTTTTGGGCCCCGATCATTTTCTACTGCAGGTTTATATTCTGGGGGTCTCGATGAAGACCTCTCGATGAATACTTTCGAAGCCTCACCCGAGGAATCACGTGGTCGAACCAGCCCAATAAGCATTCCGAAAAGTCGTAGATGTACAGGGGAAGTTGCACATTTGGCAGGATCTTTGCCGAATATCCAGGCCCATCCATATGAGCTTGAAAGGTCTAATGTTCTTCGACCTCTAAGTCGTTCTATGGATTCGAGTTCTGAAAGTTCGAACTGGGGCATGCTTAGGAAGGATTTCTCAAGTTCTTTAAAGTTGAAACCAGCCACTGAAAGCCGCATAATACAGGACCATCCTACGGCGGATGCTACAGTGGTTGATACTCTGAGCATAGCGCATGAACGAATGTCAAGTAATCCTGCTGTTG AGATATCCCTTTGTAGACACTTGCTGTTTGAAGGGATGGGGGCTGATGCTGCCTCTCAAGCATTCGATACTGAAAAAGTAGATTTGAAGAAGTTCAGTGACCTGGGTCCATCAGTTATGGAGAATGATAACCTAGTTGTAAAAATAGGTGGCCGTTATTTCCCATGGGATGTGGCTGCCCCGATTGTTTTGGGGATGGTTTCGTTTGGTCCGGGACTAACCTTTCCGCCAGAAGGCATGATAGCTGTGGACCAAGTTGAAAAAACTCTTGAAGGTGATCTGTCAAGAGCGGTTGCCCCCTCTGGCGGAAGTTGGAGGCTTTGGCCTTTCAGTTTCAGAAAATCAAAAAGTGAGATCTCTGTTTGTCCAGCTCGAGATGGCCCCAAAGGCAAAGGAGCTGAGGCTGATAACAATGCTTCAGAGAACTCCAGGGAGGCTACTGGGGAAAACAAAGCGAACAAAGCCTGGACTCCGAAAAAGAAGGCGGTGCGGGTGATTGTTCCAACGTCTGAACAGCTGGCTTCCTTGAATCTGAAGGAAGGGCGGAATGTGATCACCTTTACATTCTCAACTGCAATGCTAGGAAGGCAGCAG GTGGATGCAAGAATTTATCTGTGGAAGTGGAACGCTCGCATTGTTGTCTCAGATGTTGATGGTACAATTACCAA ATCAGATGTGCTTGGACAGTTCATGCCTTTGGTTGGGAGAGATTGGTCACAGTCTGGTGTTACGCATTTATTTTCTGCAATTAAG GAAAATGGATACCAGTTACTCTTTCTTAGTGCACGTGCAATTTCTCAGGCCTACCTCACGAGGCGGTTCCTTTTCACCCTTAAGCAGGTGCTGTATGAAGA GATGGAAAGGCACTACCTGATGGACCAGTTCTCATTTCCCCGGATGGGCTTTTTCCCTCACTGTACAGAGAAG TTATTAGAAGAGCTCCTCATGAATTCAAGATCGCATGCCTGGAG GATATCAGAGCATTATTTCCTCTTGATTGCAACCCATTCTATGCTGGTTTTGGCAACAGAGACACTGATGAGTTTAGCTACCGTAAGGTTGGAATGCCAAAAGGCAAGATCTTCATTATCAATCCCAAG GAGGACTACAATTCATGGAATTATTGGAAAATGCCCCTTCCAGAGATCAATGTCTGAAGCTAAAACAACTTCATACCAACAAGAGACACCTGCCTTTATCAAGTGGAGGCAGATACGGAAGGACTTGTTGGCGTGCCTGCAGATTATGGGAATCATCCAG CCGTGGTGTCAATACATGAGCTACTATGTGCTCCACTGGTTGGTTATTCTGGGCCCTTGA